One Eleginops maclovinus isolate JMC-PN-2008 ecotype Puerto Natales chromosome 22, JC_Emac_rtc_rv5, whole genome shotgun sequence DNA segment encodes these proteins:
- the anxa11a gene encoding annexin A11a isoform X1 — protein sequence MSYPGYPPQAGGYPPQPGAYPSQPGAYPPQPGGYPPQAGGYPPQAGGYPPQQPGGYPPQQPGGYPPQQPGGYPPQQPGGYPPQAGGYPPQAGGYPQAPPQGSWGGGPAGGYPSIGLGNLSNPGYNPGMANQTPMGMGGFTPNPSMYAQAPGGYPPAAMPSGYGAPVPNQQSYGLYPQPGGGMQHPQSQGMGYPGQPGQPMPGYPGAPSPNQPMPGYGGAPAPTPGYPKAPSPNPSMPAYGGGGGGVMPIAPPINRGFRGTIKDFPGADPLRDSEVLRKAMKGFGTDEQAIIELLGSRSNRQRVPLLRSYKTAYGKDLIKDLNSELSGDFRKLVMVTLKTPAELDASELHSAIKGAGTDEACLIEILSSRSNAEIKEINRIYKQEYKKSLEDAISGDTSGHFRRLLISLAQGNRDEREHVDISLAQQDAQALYAAGENKLGTDESKFNAILCARSKPHLRAVFMEYQKMCGRDIEKSIGREMSGDLESGMLAVVKCIKHTPAYFAERLYKAMKGAGTKDTTLIRIMVTRSEVDMLDIRQEYVKNYGKSLYTHISGDTSGDYKKLLLKFCGGSD from the exons ATGAGCTACCCTGGATACCCCCCTCAGGCCGGCGGTTACCCACCACAGCCTGGGGCTTACCCTTCACAACCTGGTGCCTACCCGCCTCAGCCTGGAGGTTACCCACCCCAAGCTGGAGGCTACCCACCGCAGGCTGGTGGCTACCCTCCTCAACAGCCTGGTGGCTACCCTCCTCAACAGCCTGGTGGCTACCCTCCTCAACAGCCGGGTGGCTATCCTCCTCAGCAGCCTGGTGGCTACCCTCCGCAGGCAGGAGGCTACCCCCCACAAGCTGGGGGCTACCCACAGGCACCACCTCAAG GCAGCTGGGGTGGGGGTCCTGCTGGTGGATACCCCTCCATTGGTCTTGGCAACTTATCCAACCCTGGATACAACCCTGGCATG gcCAACCAGACCCCTATGGGCATGGGGGGTTTTACTCCAAACCCATCCATGTACGCCCAAGCCCCTGGGGGGTACCCACCTGCTGCTATGCCTAGCGGGTACGGTGCCCCCGTCCCTAACCAACAGTCATATGGCCTGTACCCACAGCCAGGAGGAGGCATGCAACACCCCCAAAGCCAAGGGATGGGCTACCCTGGTCAGCCTGGCCAGCCAATGCCCGGATACCCCGGTGCACCATCACCCAACCAACCCATGCCAGGTTATGGAGGAGCACCAGCACCTACACCAGGTTACCCAAAGGCCCCTTCACCCAATCCATCCATGCCAGCTTacgggggaggaggaggaggagtcatGCCAATAGCTCCACCTATCAAT AGAGGATTCAGGGGAACAATCAAGGATTTTCCTGGAGCTGACCCGCTCCGAGATTCAGAGGTGCTGAGGAAGGCCATGAAGGGCTTTG GTACTGATGAGCAAGCCATCATCGAATTGCTGGGGAGTCGCTCCAACAGGCAGCGTGTGCCTTTGCTCCGATCCTACAAAACTGCCTATGGCAAG GATCTGATTAAGGACCTGAATTCAGAGCTGTCCGGAGACTTTAGGAAGCTGGTCATGGTCACGCTGAAGACCCCTGCTGAGTTGGATGCTTCTGAGCTCCACAGTGCcataaag GGAGCCGGAACCGATGAAGCCTGTCTGATAGAGATCTTGTCTTCTCGTTCCAACGCTGAAATTAAGGAGATAAACCGCATTTACAAACAAG AATACAAGAAGTCACTGGAGGATGCCATCAGTGGGGATACTTCAGGACACTTCCGCAGGCTCCTGATCTCCCTTGCTCAG GGTAATCGTGACGAACGAGAGCATGTCGACATCTCTCTGGCTCAACAAGATGCTCAG GCCCTGTATGCTGCTGGAGAAAACAAACTGGGAACAGATGAGTCCAAGTTTAATGCTATTTTGTGTGCAAGGAGCAAACCTCATCTCAGAGCAG tgtttatGGAGTATCAGAAGATGTGTGGCAGAGATATAGAGAAGAGCATCGGCAGGGAGATGTCCGGAGACCTTGAAAGTGGCATGTTGGCAGTGg TGAAGTGTATTAAGCACACACCTGCCTACTTTGCTGAGAGACTTTACAAGGCCATGAAG GGAGCTGGGACCAAAGACACAACCCTGATCCGGATCATGGTCACCCGTTCCGAGGTGGACATGCTGGATATCCGTCAGGAGTATGTGAAAAACTACGGCAAGTCCCTGTACACGCACATCTCT GGAGACACATCCGGAGACTATAAGAAACTCCTACTGAAGTTCTGCGGGGGCAGTGACTGA
- the anxa11a gene encoding annexin A11a isoform X2 has product MSYPGYPPQAGGYPPQPGAYPSQPGAYPPQPGGYPPQAGGYPPQAGGYPPQQPGGYPPQQPGGYPPQQPGGYPPQQPGGYPPQAGGYPPQAGGYPQAPPQGSWGGGPAGGYPSIGLGNLSNPGYNPGMPGGGMQHPQSQGMGYPGQPGQPMPGYPGAPSPNQPMPGYGGAPAPTPGYPKAPSPNPSMPAYGGGGGGVMPIAPPINRGFRGTIKDFPGADPLRDSEVLRKAMKGFGTDEQAIIELLGSRSNRQRVPLLRSYKTAYGKDLIKDLNSELSGDFRKLVMVTLKTPAELDASELHSAIKGAGTDEACLIEILSSRSNAEIKEINRIYKQEYKKSLEDAISGDTSGHFRRLLISLAQGNRDEREHVDISLAQQDAQALYAAGENKLGTDESKFNAILCARSKPHLRAVFMEYQKMCGRDIEKSIGREMSGDLESGMLAVVKCIKHTPAYFAERLYKAMKGAGTKDTTLIRIMVTRSEVDMLDIRQEYVKNYGKSLYTHISGDTSGDYKKLLLKFCGGSD; this is encoded by the exons ATGAGCTACCCTGGATACCCCCCTCAGGCCGGCGGTTACCCACCACAGCCTGGGGCTTACCCTTCACAACCTGGTGCCTACCCGCCTCAGCCTGGAGGTTACCCACCCCAAGCTGGAGGCTACCCACCGCAGGCTGGTGGCTACCCTCCTCAACAGCCTGGTGGCTACCCTCCTCAACAGCCTGGTGGCTACCCTCCTCAACAGCCGGGTGGCTATCCTCCTCAGCAGCCTGGTGGCTACCCTCCGCAGGCAGGAGGCTACCCCCCACAAGCTGGGGGCTACCCACAGGCACCACCTCAAG GCAGCTGGGGTGGGGGTCCTGCTGGTGGATACCCCTCCATTGGTCTTGGCAACTTATCCAACCCTGGATACAACCCTGGCATG CCAGGAGGAGGCATGCAACACCCCCAAAGCCAAGGGATGGGCTACCCTGGTCAGCCTGGCCAGCCAATGCCCGGATACCCCGGTGCACCATCACCCAACCAACCCATGCCAGGTTATGGAGGAGCACCAGCACCTACACCAGGTTACCCAAAGGCCCCTTCACCCAATCCATCCATGCCAGCTTacgggggaggaggaggaggagtcatGCCAATAGCTCCACCTATCAAT AGAGGATTCAGGGGAACAATCAAGGATTTTCCTGGAGCTGACCCGCTCCGAGATTCAGAGGTGCTGAGGAAGGCCATGAAGGGCTTTG GTACTGATGAGCAAGCCATCATCGAATTGCTGGGGAGTCGCTCCAACAGGCAGCGTGTGCCTTTGCTCCGATCCTACAAAACTGCCTATGGCAAG GATCTGATTAAGGACCTGAATTCAGAGCTGTCCGGAGACTTTAGGAAGCTGGTCATGGTCACGCTGAAGACCCCTGCTGAGTTGGATGCTTCTGAGCTCCACAGTGCcataaag GGAGCCGGAACCGATGAAGCCTGTCTGATAGAGATCTTGTCTTCTCGTTCCAACGCTGAAATTAAGGAGATAAACCGCATTTACAAACAAG AATACAAGAAGTCACTGGAGGATGCCATCAGTGGGGATACTTCAGGACACTTCCGCAGGCTCCTGATCTCCCTTGCTCAG GGTAATCGTGACGAACGAGAGCATGTCGACATCTCTCTGGCTCAACAAGATGCTCAG GCCCTGTATGCTGCTGGAGAAAACAAACTGGGAACAGATGAGTCCAAGTTTAATGCTATTTTGTGTGCAAGGAGCAAACCTCATCTCAGAGCAG tgtttatGGAGTATCAGAAGATGTGTGGCAGAGATATAGAGAAGAGCATCGGCAGGGAGATGTCCGGAGACCTTGAAAGTGGCATGTTGGCAGTGg TGAAGTGTATTAAGCACACACCTGCCTACTTTGCTGAGAGACTTTACAAGGCCATGAAG GGAGCTGGGACCAAAGACACAACCCTGATCCGGATCATGGTCACCCGTTCCGAGGTGGACATGCTGGATATCCGTCAGGAGTATGTGAAAAACTACGGCAAGTCCCTGTACACGCACATCTCT GGAGACACATCCGGAGACTATAAGAAACTCCTACTGAAGTTCTGCGGGGGCAGTGACTGA